The following are encoded together in the Lactuca sativa cultivar Salinas chromosome 1, Lsat_Salinas_v11, whole genome shotgun sequence genome:
- the LOC111893558 gene encoding putative receptor-like protein kinase At5g39000, which yields MLSWGNHVNQLVAIKRLHVTEVGQGTKEFNSEVTMLSKYPHKNVITLIGFCDDNKEMILVYEYASRGSLDSYLTDTTRPDRPSWTQLLKICIDVASALDYLHNQVSQNYRIIHRDIKSANVLLDESWNAKLADFGFAKIGLANQDTSFVITNVAGTAGYCDPQYLKTGFLTKESDVYSFGVFLFEVLCGRMECEQRYNDERRFLHHLARTCYKNGEIDKIIDNRIRKDIKPRTLLKFSSIAYQCLEKSREKRPPIIEVVIQLNQIQLEDETQQGNTTLRCSHRHCNHQSPRGSPERSIRNYEDPPRTIQHQVKVESSQVEYALTSKHPPRGPPGSMNW from the exons ATGCTCTCATGGGGAAATCATGTAAACCAGCTAGTTGCTATAAAACGGCTACATGTAACCGAAGTGGGTCAAGGTACCAAAGAATTCAACAGCGAGGTGACCATGCTTTCAAAGTATCCACACAAAAACGTCATAACCCTTATAGGGTTTTGTGACGATAACAAGGAGATGATATTGGTTTATGAATACGCAAGCCGTGGAAGCCTTGATTCATATTTAACTGACACTACTAGACCCGATAGACCATCATGGACACAACTTTTAAAAATATGCATTGATGTTGCTTCTGCATTGGACTATCTTCATAATCAAGTGTCACAAAACTACAGAATAATACATAGGGATATAAAAAGCGCTAATGTTTTGTTAGATGAGAGTTGGAATGCGAAACTTGCAGATTTTGGGTTCGCTAAGATAGGTCTAGCAAATCAAGATACCAGCTTTGTGATCACCAATGTCGCCGGCACAGCTGGTTATTGTGACCCACAATACCTTAAAACAGGTTTCTTAACAAAAGAGTCAGACGTCTATTCTTTCGGTGTTTTTCTGTTTGAAGTTTTATGTGGAAGGATGGAGTGTGAACAACGTTACAATGATGAGAGGAGATTCCTTCATCATTTGGCCCGGACCTGCTACAAAAATGGAGAGATAGACAAGATTATTGATAACAGAATACGGAAAGATATTAAACCTAGAACATTGCTCAAGTTTTCATCCATAGCCTACCAATGCTTGGAAAAATCTCGGGAAAAACGACCTCCGATTATCGAGGTTGTAATCCAACTTAACCAAATTCAA TTAGAAGATGAGACACAACAAGGGAATACTACCCTTCGTTGCTCCCATCGTCATTGTAACCACCAATCTCCGAGAGGTAGCCCTGAAAGAAGTATAAGAAATTATGAGGATCCTCCAAGAACGATTCAACATCAGGTCAAAGTTGAGTCGAGCCAAGTTGAATATGCTTTAACTAGCAAACATCCTCCAAGAGGACCTCCAGGATCCATGAATTGGTAA